One window of Cervus elaphus chromosome 6, mCerEla1.1, whole genome shotgun sequence genomic DNA carries:
- the NAAA gene encoding N-acylethanolamine-hydrolyzing acid amidase, protein MRAAGQSARPALALLLLLLAGAGVSAGAAPPAPPLFNVSLDAAPQLRWLPVLQHYDRDFLRSAMAHIIGDYVPQWALALIRKVVRELELFLPQPFTDEIRGMCDALDFNLVDCILLNLAYEFSAFCTSIVAQDSKGHIYHGRNLDYPFGSLLRNLTVDVQFIKSGQIAYTGTTFVGYVGLWTGQSPHKFTVSGDERDKGWWWENMIAALFQRHSPVSWLIRTTLSESENFEAAIYKLAKTPLIADVYYIVGGISPKEGVVITRNRGGPADIWSLDPLNGAWFRVETNYDHWKPVPRGDDRRTPAIKALNATGQANLSLETLFQVLSVFPVYNNYTIYTTVMSAASPDKYTTRIRNPC, encoded by the exons ATGAGAGCCGCCGGCCAGAGTGCGCGCCCGGCGctggcgctgctgctgctgctgctggccggAGCCGGGGTGTCGGCCGGCGCCGCGCCCCCTGCCCCGCCGCTCTTCAACGTGAGCCTGGACGCGGCCCCCCAGCTGCGCTGGCTGCCGGTGCTGCAGCATTACGACCGGGACTTCTTGCGCTCCGCCATGGCCCACATCATCGG AGATTATGTCCCCCAGTGGGCCCTCGCATTGATCAGAAAAGTTGTCCGGGAGCTGGAACTCTTCCTGCCGCAGCCCTTCACCGACGAGATACGCGGCATGTGCGACGCCCTGGACTTCAACCTGGTCGACTGCATTCTTCTCAACCTGGCCTACGAGTTCAGCGC ATTCTGCACAAGTATTGTGGCTCAGGACTCCAAAGGCCACATTTACCATGGCCGGAATCTGGATTATCCTTTTGGAAGTCTCTTACGCAACTTGACTGTGGATGTACAGTTCATAAAGAGTGGGCAG ATTGCCTACACAGGAACCACCTTTGTTGGCTATGTAGGATTATGGACGGGTCAGAGTCCACACAAGTTTACAGTTTCTGGTGATGAACGAG ATAAAGGCTGGTGGTGGGAGAATATGATCGCAGCCCTTTTTCAGAGACACTCACCAGTCAGCTGGCTTATCCGCACT ACTCTGAGTGAATCAGAAAACTTTGAAGCAGCTATTTACAAACTGGCCAAGACTCCACTTATTGCAGATGTTTATTACATTGTTGGCGGCATATCCCCCAAGGAGGGAGTGGTCATCACGAGGAACAGAGGTGGCCCCGCAGACATATGGTCTCTAGATCCTTTAAATGGAGC GTGGTTCCGAGTGGAGACAAATTATGACCACTGGAAGCCAGTGCCTAGAGGAGATGACCGAAG AACACCCGCCATCAAAGCCCTCAATGCCACGGGCCAGGCAAACCTCAGCCTGGAGACGCTCTTCCAG GTCTTATCAGTGTTTCCAGTTTATAACAA CTACACAATCTATACTACTGTAATGAGTGCTGCCAGCCCAGACAAGTACACAACTAGGATCAGGAACCCGTGTTAA